In one Pygocentrus nattereri isolate fPygNat1 chromosome 21, fPygNat1.pri, whole genome shotgun sequence genomic region, the following are encoded:
- the cldn19 gene encoding claudin-19 isoform X2 produces MANSGFQLLGYFLALGGWIGIISTTVLPQWKQSSYAGDAIIMAVGLYEGLWMSCASQSTGQVQCKIFDSLLSLDIHIQTCRALMVISVLMGFIAIIVSVVGMKCTKVGDNNPSTKNKIAVAGGGLFLLAGICTLVSVSWYATQVSYHFFDPNTPVNARYEFGSALFVGWAAACLTMLGGSFLCCSCANEERRGQQYYRQSQPSTDREAELLSETSFPD; encoded by the exons ATGGCCAACTCTGGATTTCAGCTCCTGGGCTACTTCTTGGCTTTGGGAGGATGGATCGGCATCATCTCCACCACAGTGCTTCCCCAGTGGAAGCAGTCATCGTACGCAGGGGACGCCATCATCATGGCAGTAGGGCTGTACGAAGGCCTTTGGATGTCTTGCGCATCCCAGAGTACGGGACAGGTGCAGTGCAAGATATTTGACTCCCTGCTCTCCTTGGATA TACATATCCAGACATGCCGAGCGCTGATGGTCATTTCTGTGCTGATGGGCTTCATCGCCATTATTGTGAGCGTTGTGGGCATGAAGTGCACCAAGGTGGGCGACAACAACCCATCCACCAAGAACAAAATCGCCGTGGCTGGAGGAGGGCTCTTCCTACTCGCAG GTATCTGCACACTGGTGTCTGTGTCCTGGTACGCTACGCAAGTCTCCTATCACTTTTTTGATCCCAACACACCTGTAAATGCCAG GTATGAATTTGGCTCCGCCCTGTTTGTGGGATGGGCGGCGGCCTGCTTGACGATGCTGGGTGGCTCCTTCCTCTGCTGCTCCTGTGCTAACGAGGAAAGAAGAGGGCAGCAGTACTACCGGCAATCACAACCCTCTACAGACAGAGA
- the cldn19 gene encoding claudin-19 isoform X1, whose product MANSGFQLLGYFLALGGWIGIISTTVLPQWKQSSYAGDAIIMAVGLYEGLWMSCASQSTGQVQCKIFDSLLSLDIHIQTCRALMVISVLMGFIAIIVSVVGMKCTKVGDNNPSTKNKIAVAGGGLFLLAGICTLVSVSWYATQVSYHFFDPNTPVNARYEFGSALFVGWAAACLTMLGGSFLCCSCANEERRGQQYYRQSQPSTDREANVKSSPPDKGEQYL is encoded by the exons ATGGCCAACTCTGGATTTCAGCTCCTGGGCTACTTCTTGGCTTTGGGAGGATGGATCGGCATCATCTCCACCACAGTGCTTCCCCAGTGGAAGCAGTCATCGTACGCAGGGGACGCCATCATCATGGCAGTAGGGCTGTACGAAGGCCTTTGGATGTCTTGCGCATCCCAGAGTACGGGACAGGTGCAGTGCAAGATATTTGACTCCCTGCTCTCCTTGGATA TACATATCCAGACATGCCGAGCGCTGATGGTCATTTCTGTGCTGATGGGCTTCATCGCCATTATTGTGAGCGTTGTGGGCATGAAGTGCACCAAGGTGGGCGACAACAACCCATCCACCAAGAACAAAATCGCCGTGGCTGGAGGAGGGCTCTTCCTACTCGCAG GTATCTGCACACTGGTGTCTGTGTCCTGGTACGCTACGCAAGTCTCCTATCACTTTTTTGATCCCAACACACCTGTAAATGCCAG GTATGAATTTGGCTCCGCCCTGTTTGTGGGATGGGCGGCGGCCTGCTTGACGATGCTGGGTGGCTCCTTCCTCTGCTGCTCCTGTGCTAACGAGGAAAGAAGAGGGCAGCAGTACTACCGGCAATCACAACCCTCTACAGACAGAGA